In the Fimbriimonadaceae bacterium genome, AGTCTATGAGTACATCTGTGCGTGCTCACTGCAATGAGTGTGGTGGCGACCGTAATCACTGTGTCGTTCATTCCGAAACTAGCGAATGGTCAGAAGACGACTACGACATATCCGGGACCGATATCTATGAAATGTTGCGATGTCTGGGGTGCGACAACATCAAGCTCCGACACAGGTCCCTGTTTTCGGAAGAGGAGGGAGAGCGAGTGCAATACTTCCCTCCATCAATATTCCGAACAAGCCCTGTGTGGATGAACGCTTTCCATTTTGGATTGAACAAAGAAGAAAAGTTTGTCCATGAACTGTTACTAGAGATTTATAGCGCGCTACAAAATAATCAGCCCCGGTTGGCTGCTATGGGAGTCCGTGCACTGTTAGAACATGTCATGATTGCCAAAGTTGGCGATCAAGGTACATTCGCGAAGAACCTTGAGCTCTTTGAAAGTAAAGGATTTGTATCGCGGATCCAACGAGAATATTTGGAGACACTTCTTCAAGCTGGTCATGCAGCAATGCACAGAGCTTATAAACCTTCACAACCGGACCTGATCACCTTAGTAGATATTGCTGAAAGCATTATTGAAATTGTCTATCTACAGGGAGTGAGCGTTGAAATTCTAAAGAAGCGTGTGCCAGAAAGGGGCGCAAAATGACGCACGTCCCAATCGAAGGGACCTTGGTTTCATCGTTCATCTCAAGGTGAAGCACTGTTGAAACACCAGTGCGAGAGTGGGTGACTTAGGCTGAACACACCGCAGTCGGATCTGGGTAATCAAGATCAGTCCGAAAAATCCCAGCGTGGTTTTTCGCAATTATCCCTGCAGCTGCTTCATCATCGCGGCGGGGTTCCAGTAGCCCCACATGGTTTGAATGTTTCCGTTC is a window encoding:
- a CDS encoding DUF4145 domain-containing protein, producing MQYFPPSIFRTSPVWMNAFHFGLNKEEKFVHELLLEIYSALQNNQPRLAAMGVRALLEHVMIAKVGDQGTFAKNLELFESKGFVSRIQREYLETLLQAGHAAMHRAYKPSQPDLITLVDIAESIIEIVYLQGVSVEILKKRVPERGAK